One bacterium genomic window carries:
- the rpsI gene encoding 30S ribosomal protein S9 has protein sequence MKETSYYATGRRKESVARVWLTPGTGKISVNKKELNEYFKRPTLEMIIHQPLDVTESKEMYDIRAFVKGGGLTGQAGAMVLGISRALLKANEEMKSVLRSNGFLTRDPREKERKKYGQPGARKRFQFSKR, from the coding sequence ATGAAAGAAACAAGTTATTATGCTACAGGTAGACGCAAGGAGTCAGTTGCCCGTGTATGGCTGACCCCAGGTACAGGTAAAATATCAGTTAATAAAAAAGAACTGAATGAATATTTTAAGAGGCCTACGCTTGAGATGATTATACATCAGCCATTGGATGTAACAGAATCAAAAGAGATGTATGATATACGTGCATTTGTTAAGGGAGGCGGATTAACCGGCCAGGCGGGAGCAATGGTTCTCGGTATTTCAAGAGCTCTTTTGAAAGCAAATGAAGAGATGAAAAGTGTTTTGCGGTCAAACGGATTCCTTACAAGAGATCCTCGCGAAAAAGAGAGGAAAAAGTACGGACAGCCTGGCGCACGCAAAAGATTCCAGTTCTCAAAGAGATAG